TTTACGCACCAGAACTTGTCGATATTGCTTTTGAGGACCATGGGGAAAATCCATTAACGAATCGGGAGAATGAAGTGTTAAGACTTGTGGCTAAAGGAAGAACAACAAAAGAAATTGCGAATGAACTATTTTTAACGGCGGGAACGGTACGAAATTATATTTCTACGATTTTTGAGAAGTTAGAAGTGAGCAATCGAATTGAAGCCATCTCTCGGTATAAGGAAAAGGGTTGGTTTAAGTAATTTATTCAACATGATATCCATAGAACATAGGGGGAATGGGAAATGGAGAAAACAACGGTCGAGTATGCGCAACATTTGGATGAAAAAGATGTGTTGGCGCATTTCAGGGAAGAGTTCTATCTTCTGGAAGACAAAATCTATATGGATGGGAATTCGCTCGGTTTATTGTCAAAACGAGCTGAAAAGGTCTTGTTAGAATTGTTGCATTCGTGGAAAAGTCTAGGGATTGACGGGTGGACAGATGGAGCGCATCCATGGTTTTATTTGTCTGAATTTGTCGGGAAGAAAATGGCGCCACTTGTCGGGGGACAATCGAATGAAGTGATCGCGACCGGCTCAACAACGACGAACCTACATCAGCTAGTGGCAACATTTTATAAACCGTCTGGAAAACGAACGAAAATTCTTGCTGATGAACTGAATTTCCCATCAGATATTTATGCACTTCAAAGTCAGTTGAAATTGAAAGGGTACAATCCAGAAGAACATCTTGTTCGTGTGAAAAGTCGGGATGGTCGATTTTTAAAAGAAGCGGATATTGTAGACGCCATGACCGAAGAAGTAGCGCTGATTGTTTTGCCGGCAGTGCTTTATCGAAGCGGGCAAGTGTTGGACCTGTCTTATTTAACACAGGAAGCTAAGAAACGAGGCATTCCAATTGGTTTTGACTTATGTCATTCAATTGGCACGATTGAGCATCGTTTACATAAACAAGAAGTAGATTTTGCTTTTTGGTGTACGTATAAATATTTAAACGGAGGCCCCGGTTCCGTAGGCGGTTTATTTGTCCATGAAAAACATTTTGGAACGATGCCAGGACTTACTGGTTGGTTTGGTTCTGATAAAGCTGTCCAATTTGATATGTCACATACGATGACACCTGCACAAGATGCAAGTGCTTTTCAAATTGGCACGCCGCATGTCTTAAGTTTAGCGCCTGTTGTTGGCGCATTAGCGCTTTTTGAAGAAGCAACCATACAGCGGATTAGAAAGAAGTCTTTACGTTTAACGGAGTATTTTTTAATGCTCATCGACGTGGAGTTGAAAGGGTATGGGTTTACAATCGGCAATCCAATGGATGAGACCCGTGGCGGTCATATTTTATTGGAACATCAAGAGGCTGCACGAATTTGTAAGGCTTTAAAAGCGGAAGGTGTCATCCCGGATTTCCGTGCACCGAATGGGGTAAGACTTGCGCCTGTTGCCTTGTACAATACATTTGAAGATATATGGCAAACGGTGCAAATTTTAAAACGGATACTAGATGAAAAGCGATATGAACGATTCGAAAATAAAAGGGGCGTTGTCGCATGACCAGTGAATGGATAGATATTTCACAACCGCTTCAAAATGGGATTGCCGAGTGGCCTGGAGACACACCTTTTTCTTATGAAGTTGCTTTTAAAAAGGCAGATACAGGATCCGTTAATATTGGAAAATTAACGACGAGCACTCATATGGGTACACATATCGATGCCCCTTTTCATTTTGCAGATGACGGTGAAAAAGTGCATGAACTGCCGATTGAACTGTATATTGGTCGAGCGCGTGTCATAGACTTGTCGGGGGCTACGAGTATTGGTCGACAAGAGTTGGAGGCACTTGACTTTGGCGGTGCTGAACGGATTTTATTGAAAACAGGCTGTCGTAAGGACTTCACTATTTTTCCTGAACCTTTTATTTATTTGCGTGCAGACATTGCGCCGTTACTAAAAGAACGTGGGGTTCGATTAGTTGGTATCGATACACCATCTGTTGACCCAGAACAAAGTAAGACGCTAGATGCACATCATGCATTATATGAACAGCACATTATGATTTTAGAAAATATTGTTCTGGATGACGTAGTGCCGGGAGATTATGAGTTGATTGCTTTGCCGTTACCACTTCATGGGGCTGATGGAAGTCCGGTTCGTGCTGTCATTCGGGCAATGAAAGAGGTGGACTGAATGGACGATAAAGGGATTTATACGGATTTTAAAGAGCAGATGACGTACGGGGAATATCTCAATCTTGACCAAATCCTATCAAGCCAAACGCGTTTATCTGGCCATCACGATGAAATGTTGTTTATTATTATCCATCAAGTGAGCGAATTATGGATGAAACTCATTTTACATGAAATCACATCGGCCATTACAGCGATTCAACGGGATGAATTGCCTGAAGCATTTAAAATGTTGGCACGGGTTTCCCGTGTGCAAACGCAAATTATTCAAGCGTGGGATGTGTTATCAACGTTAACGCCTGCAGAATATATGGAATTTCGAGATCATCTTGGGCGGGCATCTGGATTTCAATCTTATCAAAATCGTCAAATTGAATTTGCGTTAGGTTATAAGCAACCACATATTTTAAAGATTTATGAAAAGGATCAAGCACTTGCTGCGAAATTAAAAAGATCTTATGAAGCACCAAGTATTTACGACGTATCGATCAAAGCATTGGCGAAAGCGGGTTTTCCAATCAACGAATCACTATTACAAAGGGACTTCTCAATGACATATAGCGGAGATGATTCCGTTGCAGATGCCTGGCTGAAGGTTTACCAAGACGTTGACACGTATTGGGATTTATATCAACTTGCCGAAAAGCTTGTCGATATAGAAGATAGCCACCAACAATGGCGTTTTCGTCACATGAAGACAGTCGAAAGAATTATTGGGAATAAAACAGGTACAGGCGGTTCTTCGGGGGTTGCTTATTTAAAGACTGTGCTGAACCACCGATTTTTTCCAGAACTTTGGGATGTACGTACCAAACTATAAACGGAAAAACGCTACCTAATAAATAGGTAGCGTTTTGTATTTTGTTTATTCATTTCATCGTCAATAAAGTCGGTAGTATTTCGTACTGCACGACCTTTTCCATCACCTTCCTACTCACTCATCTATCCTCTTGCCAGTCTAGCTAAGCAGTTGGCGCGTAACAAATCATCCTTTTATCCGATGCCGGCTGAACATCCCATGCATACATTTATGCATTTGTTGCAAAGAACTTTGCAATCAACCTTGTCGAATTGATTTTCCGTCGCCTGTAGGAACGCCTCCTCGAACCGTTAGGGGTCATCGCAAGTCCTTCAAACAAATAATTCGCGA
This window of the Sporosarcina ureilytica genome carries:
- the kynB gene encoding arylformamidase; this translates as MTSEWIDISQPLQNGIAEWPGDTPFSYEVAFKKADTGSVNIGKLTTSTHMGTHIDAPFHFADDGEKVHELPIELYIGRARVIDLSGATSIGRQELEALDFGGAERILLKTGCRKDFTIFPEPFIYLRADIAPLLKERGVRLVGIDTPSVDPEQSKTLDAHHALYEQHIMILENIVLDDVVPGDYELIALPLPLHGADGSPVRAVIRAMKEVD
- the kynU gene encoding kynureninase gives rise to the protein MEKTTVEYAQHLDEKDVLAHFREEFYLLEDKIYMDGNSLGLLSKRAEKVLLELLHSWKSLGIDGWTDGAHPWFYLSEFVGKKMAPLVGGQSNEVIATGSTTTNLHQLVATFYKPSGKRTKILADELNFPSDIYALQSQLKLKGYNPEEHLVRVKSRDGRFLKEADIVDAMTEEVALIVLPAVLYRSGQVLDLSYLTQEAKKRGIPIGFDLCHSIGTIEHRLHKQEVDFAFWCTYKYLNGGPGSVGGLFVHEKHFGTMPGLTGWFGSDKAVQFDMSHTMTPAQDASAFQIGTPHVLSLAPVVGALALFEEATIQRIRKKSLRLTEYFLMLIDVELKGYGFTIGNPMDETRGGHILLEHQEAARICKALKAEGVIPDFRAPNGVRLAPVALYNTFEDIWQTVQILKRILDEKRYERFENKRGVVA
- the kynA gene encoding tryptophan 2,3-dioxygenase, whose amino-acid sequence is MDDKGIYTDFKEQMTYGEYLNLDQILSSQTRLSGHHDEMLFIIIHQVSELWMKLILHEITSAITAIQRDELPEAFKMLARVSRVQTQIIQAWDVLSTLTPAEYMEFRDHLGRASGFQSYQNRQIEFALGYKQPHILKIYEKDQALAAKLKRSYEAPSIYDVSIKALAKAGFPINESLLQRDFSMTYSGDDSVADAWLKVYQDVDTYWDLYQLAEKLVDIEDSHQQWRFRHMKTVERIIGNKTGTGGSSGVAYLKTVLNHRFFPELWDVRTKL